In one Deltaproteobacteria bacterium genomic region, the following are encoded:
- a CDS encoding monofunctional biosynthetic peptidoglycan transglycosylase, with the protein MKKVFFSSVLITLLAAGGFYFYATLPDVNALKQKNPKSTALMELRDEEYKKKKIAGTRQQNWVGYGAISDHLKKAVLVSEDAAFFSHKGVDMNELKAALKKDWETMSFNRGGSTITMQLAKNLYLNPSKNPLRKLKEIVIAHQLEQALSKRRIFEIYLNVVEWGRNIYGIESAARHYFAKSAAALDPLEAATLAALLPSPRNSKERGVLNRRNGILGRLNSVGYLSNKELQRARQTPLYQKVEQAPKIVPVDEEPSDSKN; encoded by the coding sequence ATGAAAAAAGTTTTCTTTAGCAGCGTTTTAATCACGTTGCTGGCGGCCGGCGGATTTTATTTCTACGCCACGTTGCCGGACGTCAACGCGCTCAAGCAGAAAAACCCCAAGAGCACGGCGCTGATGGAGCTGCGCGATGAAGAATATAAAAAGAAAAAAATTGCCGGTACACGCCAACAGAACTGGGTCGGCTACGGTGCCATTTCGGATCACCTAAAAAAAGCCGTCTTGGTCAGTGAGGACGCGGCATTCTTCAGTCACAAAGGCGTCGACATGAACGAGCTCAAGGCCGCCCTCAAGAAGGACTGGGAAACCATGAGCTTCAATCGCGGCGGCAGCACCATCACCATGCAGCTGGCGAAAAATCTATACTTAAATCCGAGTAAAAACCCGCTGCGCAAGTTGAAAGAGATCGTCATCGCGCACCAGCTCGAACAAGCGTTGAGCAAGCGGCGGATTTTCGAAATCTATCTGAACGTCGTCGAATGGGGACGCAACATTTACGGCATCGAATCCGCCGCGCGCCATTATTTCGCCAAGTCCGCCGCCGCCCTCGATCCCCTCGAAGCCGCCACCTTGGCGGCGCTACTGCCGAGCCCGCGCAATTCCAAGGAGCGTGGCGTATTGAATCGGCGCAACGGCATTCTCGGCCGGCTAAACAGCGTCGGTTACTTGAGCAACAAAGAACTGCAACGCGCCCGCCAAACGCCGCTCTATCAAAAGGTCGAACAAGCGCCGAAAATCGTCCCCGTCGACGAAGAGCCAAGCGATTCG